TTTAACTTTAGACACTTAATATTTCGaaaacttcatattttttattacattttattaggtactatcaTTATTAGGTAAGggtttttccttttttaaacGACAGCATCATAcatctttaatataattttacaaagaaGAATTTTTTTGGAATGCTTTGACGTACACAAATCGTATAGTAGATTGGATATATAAGTCATGactttttagtaggtatttaaaggtTAAATGAGCGGTGAACCAACATTTTGCAGTATATCGCCTTACGTCACTCCTCagtcactgtataatttatcaaatttagctATTGTGTTTCagtagaaatattaaatattgagtttaaaaaatgtagctaaattttaactaatatttaggttatttttttttctatttaaatttaactaaaataaaaattaaatattacagaaattttaattttgaccatTTATCTGGTTTTTTGTCTTAAATTgcataataaactaattaaaataaacatatatattgcttaagttaaaaataaaaaggtgtgacttacatttttctatattgaCGAGTTATTAATTAGTTTACATGCCCAGTATTGCATGTAGATTAAATCCATCGAAAATACGGACGCCACTCGaacgattttataatttactaaatattaatattttttcatctcATCGTCGACTCTATCGCCAAAAACCTAAACGGCTATACTTATAaagctataagttataacgtttaACAGGTATATAATACTGAACTACATAGCTGTACTCATCCGTTCAAATAGGTACCAGGAAACAGacttttatgttttttcaattaatatgttTGCTTAATATGGTCCTGGCAatgcatacctaatatacagagtgattctctTATTCACCATTCACCAAGCACGCTCCaccatttttcataatttttttgtactaccaTATAGGAGTGTCATCGTGAGGCGATGAaatcttctgtttttcaaacgaTGAACCACCTTTTTACTGGAAATTATTTAgtggagaattttttttttgtaaatgtttatgtaggtaatttttcagttatcaaaatatttatactaaggataataattaataatccttaaaaatataaacatttgcaATATAATTggatctattatttattataggtacttggaCAATTATTCTTACaaactataaacattaatagagtttatcattaattatactaaCATCAACATATCTTCCAGTCTCATTATCATGGACCTATTATCGTTAGTATCCATAGTTAAATGAGTCAAAAGCTAAACGATCGAATTTTGATGTTGATACATCCAAATCTTCAGACAAatgatccactaaataattgACGGTTGAAAAGGGGGATTCACATTtggaaaacagaagtttgtatcttcaGATGTCACTACTTTAGCTGTACAAAACTcttagaaatttgaaaatatagtcttaaggtatatttaaaaataccaaaaagcAGATTTTTAATAAgcgcattattgaagaaaaaaaggggGGCGAGCATATTTGGAGAATAATTACTCAGTAAATCGTCGTATAAtcccattaatattttataaaattatttttttttcaacgtgttttgtttaatttaaatgaaaataaaaatgtttgttttgaaaatactaCCTATTTTTTTGGTTCATTGGGTCTGGGTGTATAGAAATCTATCTATAGTGACCTAAATAGGGACCAACTGTTTTTGCAAAACGAACCTTGTGAACCAGTGTTTTCATGCAAACAATGACGTTATAAATAGCTTCTGCAATATATAGCGTTAGAACTGAAACCCATCAATAAGGACTTAATTTTCTTCTTTAATTAGAACCTAGGTAGGTGTTATTTATTTGCCGAAAAATTGTTGTGAATTTCTTTTATGtctgtatatagataataatattgcaaagtGCATACACAACGTGTATGATTGTTATTTGTTCCCTACAAATCACCGGCGCTCATTATTCCAGAAAACactattgtttttgaaaatatttcttttacataatattaactattattaatagtcgttataaaacatcatatttgtaaaaactatattttttactattttgtatagttatcattttttttaaagttttttactaatttgaatgacacatacatttttataaacaagaatattatttagattatttcgATCCAATAAACTCAAATTATGAACTACgtttattagataggtacttattagtattaaaagttTTGATAAGTAGAGTAGTAGACCAACATTTCGCGGGGACGTGCAGATATCCTTGTACTACTCCACTCGACGATTGTACTGCTTGAAAACACTTATacctcataaactactcgtctaaaattcaattttcatactGTGTCAAActactccaaaaaatattaaacttaggaataaaaaatgcatgcattgtcaattgtcattaaaaaactGTTAGTACCTACTTTTTGAAATACTGAGTGCCTTAcgcgttaaattaaaatattactttaattaaatttaagcatTTAGACCAGTGGTTCCCAAACTTGTTTTCACcgcctattattatttgttacaacTAGTTGCACACGTTGGATTAACATTGTCTATTAaccaaaaataagtaattactagGACCACGCTTTGTGGTATctagtaatatgtattatatttatatattttatttttctgtcaaTATCGAACAATATTTCATTCTATTGTATGAAAAAGCCAAGTGCAGAACCTGCCACGCCAGTGTTAAGACttaaaatacaatcaaaataaaactgatttttaaaaaaaattatctttttacagcacatctataaaatatcatgGCGCACCCTTTGGGGAACACaggtacctacaatctacataattcggtgatttaaaaatacatttttttcagttctTACTCAATAATTGCATACCTGTAAAAGAAATTGGCGGTTAATAATCTTTAAGGGGCGGACAATTGCGGTAGAATCGTTTCCAATAGGTACTAAGGAAATTCAACACCAAccgttgaatataataaaattggctTCCAAAACcgtaaataatataaggtattcAATAATTGTTGCTGATATTTCCATATAATTTTactctataggtacctagatatacCTAGCTATGTTATATGGACTTAAGTGTTCAAGCTGCAACCACAAGTCTTGCAAAAATCACCAATATGATAAAAGCTACACTATTTTGAGACAAAATACTATtcctaaaaaaatcaaattcaaaattattaaaggtATAATTTCAAGGCCAATCTTACACTtgacttttagattctgagtggaacgatgaatgtattgattttacaatgatgtgtgttttattttttattttttttgtgtctgtgtacacgataagtagtcgaaataatgctacgattttcaacttcagtatcttgttcgatcataaagtgaatatcgttggtgcattggggagtcaaaatttaaatttcccagtagttttcaaaagcgccgggaaaaacaaaagaaaaattaaggaaaaacgggaatttttacgcaaaatcgatttttcacaaaattgaatttggtttttggtgtaatatcagttgaaaaatattaaaaatacataggctcaatttttttttataagcatttaaagatcaaattttgacaaaatttatcaaattttaatttgaaaaattattttgtagttaaaaatttataaaatgttcaatttttgtatctaagaattgaaaatttataacaagattccacgtaagtaattaattctgttaccaaaaaatctaaaaaatacatttacgcagtttatttttatagtcattttaagtacaaatttggacgaaattacatattaaaaacctaggataactattttagttattttgttgtgattgtataatattattcgtgggtacttgaaacttctaaagtatactattatatatctatgatagtaccacggttttttgttgatgtataacgcgttataagtacctaataaatattatgatatgattaatttggaatttattataggtacctaatataatattatgtcttatacctagactaacataccgtctccgctcagaatcgtttttcttatacaatgatattatatcattgaattcaaatttaataccatccattatacagtgacccacttgtaacctactgtacagcagagcgaaatccacttacccaccttttttcatatacatttatattatttttaacgtctAAGCTCGACATGTGAGGGAAAAGTGGACACGATGATTCGTAATGAATCGTTTGTTATGATTTTACTATAGTTTACGTTTACACGTAAATTATCtctaaataattgtgtaaaaaacataatttcttaacatgaacataatatatattatttacagtcaGCTGCAGGATTCCTATAACTAACATGCAGatgaaattgatattatatctaatGCTGAATGATGTATGGAAAAAAACTGAATTAGTTTTGCATAGAAAGTACGATGTAGTATCTACCAAAAcaagatttcaaaaaaattaataaaaattattatagaaattcgAGTTTTGACCATTTAGCTGGTCTAAATTGCATAACAAactagtcaaaaccattttttactttcacattttataatgcGTTTTTGATCAGTGGTGTAGGTacggtatatatattttcatttctctcacaaaaaattattatttttgttattcggttgattaattttttagaatagctattataattgtacaaatattaaatggcttaaaatttatataaacaatctAAATATGTTGAAGATATCATcacggtaaataataataataatatacaaagagTAACAAAAACTTCAATTCCCAACGAATAGTATTATTTGAGTTAaagcaaaataactaaaataattattttttctaataaatttaaatattcaacatcatacatttttaaacttgaaatctctataaaaaaaactatatgtatTTTTGAGATTTCAAATTCCTATAAGAAAAACACCTGAGGAAccaattgtattaaaatgtcaatccatattagatattaaaaaaagtggccaagtgggtgtcactatgctgtacagtaggttacaagtgggtcactgtaatggatggacaggatggtgttaaatttgaatttaatgatataatattattgtataggaaaTAAATTGGTGGTGATCGGGGGGAGAAGGTTGAGGGGCTAAGCCACCCCAAAGTCCATCAAGCCCcctctttttttagttttgtaggatCAAAGCTcacattgatgttaataatgttgGTCCCTCCTGAAATTGTAATGGATTTCCGCCCATGAAAGAAATGTGTACCAATAAAAAATCCAAGATAAGATATAATTTGTCAGGTATTAGTGTACTATACACAACCCtcatattttctatattgtaCAAATCGTTCAGCTGTCCGTGCATTGCCATTTATTAGACTGTTTTTCTATGtgattttagtaaaattattgtgatttttattttaaaaatgccgAAAGTCAAAAATGAAAGTtccaaattatgaaaatttgttgtagaattatagttaaaaaaatatgtggtcGTAGTATGTAGCACACGCATTATCActgttgaaattaaattataaattttatttctaaaataataattaaatttttttttttaaattatttatacaatcagCCAATCactgatatttttcaataaataaacatttttttgtaactatatttttgtgtctatcttataaaaattaaaatgcatatttttgaatattccagtaaataaaatgcatattttacaattttttattgcatacaaaattattcatcaaaatataaaaccccTATCACTATATTTATGCTGTGTAAGACTTAACATAAAGATTAATACAAgtcctattttttatttgatttttattttatcatgactCACAATTATCATCACAGACCTCAGTCAGTTCAGTCAGTATTTACTTTACTTGCACCACTAGACATTAGTACTACTGtactaaataaacatttaaatatagacaaaaatacaggtattatatattataatatattaatgataaattatgatagctattaattgtacttaataatttgtaataacattaaggggaaaaaaatatacagacaGAAGAATGATaaagaatgaaataaaatgatcAATTACCTATGTTACATATAacataaatgtatgaaattaatttttatttgttttcaactcaaattaatatttttgtattactgaGGATTTCAAAGATATATTTCAACTATGTCTTGTACAGATATCTTATTGAGAATAACCCTGGTAAAATAtgatcttaaaaattaaattactatcacaataatttattaaattaatgtacacacaaaaaaagttagtattaggtattaggcatgtaaaatatttggttaattttttttaaatatataactgtttttacattattatttgttgaaacataatatatatatcttggTAATACACAAATTACGAGTAGCAACTATCAATAGGTATTTAGTGACACTATAACATATAATCTAtgaatacctatagttattgtttatatatgttTGTTGCTAATACTttctgataaataatataatacataataccgCATAATACACctcttaaacatattatgtagatattatataaataaatagaaaataaaatgatttatctaATAGTACAGGTAGTTCATGGTACCACACACAAAACACATTAATGTAATCTTAGCTGGAAATATGTCATATAAGTTGAATGCAAATTAATATTCCGTTTGAAATGtacaaatatcaaatttaatcatTTGGAAGTTATGATACTTCTacttaaatgcaataaatattacatttttaatttaataatattttatttgtctttaaatttaagttgacaaattaaagataaaaatcaaatggaagaaaaatcacaaaatgttAATCATCACTTATTTTTGaaaccattataatacaatattataggtacatattaatattttaaaatattaaaatcgagGGTGTGAATTATCtgtatctaaaatatcaaaaccacTTAATACTAATTCAATGGCAGTTTCCAAGCTACCACCTCCTAGTCGCAATCCTTGAAGGTTTAACGGTTCATTGTACAGACCCATTTCTCTCATTACTCCTAATTGATGACTATAATCAACTGCTGGTGTAGTTGGTTGACTTTGTGTGGTATTAGGGATCACAGGCACATTTCCTGTATTTGCAGTTGATGTACTTGCACCACTAGTACTAGGCTGTTGTTGCTGAGTCGTTACATTTGCTATAGCTGTGGCCAGCTGTGCGGCAGTGATGGCATAAGATAAGTTTCTATTCAATGGTTGACTGTTAGTGTCTGATCCAGGGGATGAATCATCTAAATCTTCCATATCATCATCACTGCCAGCAGACATAGATCTGGCCAACACATCTGATGCCAAGTGGTTCTAACACATAATGAAAATACGTCCacattagtataaataaaagaaGGCATTAaggattttcaataaatttacctGCACAACTTGATCATGAACAACAGCAGAAATTTGAATTGCCGCTAATGCCAAACTAGGATGAGTTTCCGCAAGGCGTTTCACCAAATCAACATCATTGAGTTTGGCTAATAGCTCAGGATGTTGTAAAAAAGTAATTGCTACAGGATCTTCACTCAATTCAGGAGTAGATGTAATAAGATCAGATAACATTTTGGCCTTACTAATTTTCATCAATGCACATTTATACGAAGAATTTAACGACAGTGAACGAAAAGCTACACCCAGTTTCACTATTGCCGCGGGGCtacttttatcaatatattttggagGTTCTGGCTCatctatctttatttttttgaataaatgtacaGTAGCTCCATTGACAACATCATACATATAAATAGGAGTACGGTCTTCCATGACATTTCCGGAATaaactattacaaaattatcTTCGGTCAGAGTGTTATCCTTTTCACGCATTTTGTTTCTCAATACGCTGACGGGCGATTGCAAGTCTATGTACATTTTTTCAGTATACATAGTCATTGTACCCAAACGTAACTTTACGTTAATCAAGGAAATCTCTGGCTCTTCACTTATCATGTTTCCAGCTAAGATACCACAGACAACACGGTAGGGTACAACCGACGATGACGCCGAATGTAATTTACACGTGTGAACCTAGTATAGTTGTAATTTTGTGTGTAATATGAACAttcaaagatattataatatataaatataatagatacgtACCTTCCTATTGGTGTGTGTAATGAGGGAGAACGTCTTACGAAAATCCTTTGAATTCAATAAGTAGGTTGTCAATTTCAATGAGGAAAACAAAACGATTTAACAAACCGAACAAAATAGTAaacttatgtaaaattaatgaaataatttgaaaatataataataaatgtttttaaaccagcaaacataaaacagtaaaacacCGATTCTGATTTCTAATAGGAGTAAGGAAAGAGGGAACGAGTAAAAGACAACAGTttacagtattttaataataataataaatattaaataataatgataggcacattttattatattttcaatgttttatcCATTTCGTTGTCCGTTGTTCGTGTTGTCTTGCGGTATAAGGTATAAGGTTACTTCTTCCAACACCGAAGTTATCTACCACCAGTCAGACCAAAGAGCTTCAACAAAGCGAGTTCCGtgtgataacaaaataaatgcgttgtccgtcataatattatacttttccgTTTTGGCgccaaattaaacaataatggaaacgaataagtaataactgta
This is a stretch of genomic DNA from Acyrthosiphon pisum isolate AL4f chromosome A3, pea_aphid_22Mar2018_4r6ur, whole genome shotgun sequence. It encodes these proteins:
- the LOC100161991 gene encoding uncharacterized protein LOC100161991, whose translation is MISEEPEISLINVKLRLGTMTMYTEKMYIDLQSPVSVLRNKMREKDNTLTEDNFVIVYSGNVMEDRTPIYMYDVVNGATVHLFKKIKIDEPEPPKYIDKSSPAAIVKLGVAFRSLSLNSSYKCALMKISKAKMLSDLITSTPELSEDPVAITFLQHPELLAKLNDVDLVKRLAETHPSLALAAIQISAVVHDQVVQNHLASDVLARSMSAGSDDDMEDLDDSSPGSDTNSQPLNRNLSYAITAAQLATAIANVTTQQQQPSTSGASTSTANTGNVPVIPNTTQSQPTTPAVDYSHQLGVMREMGLYNEPLNLQGLRLGGGSLETAIELVLSGFDILDTDNSHPRF